Proteins encoded in a region of the Nostoc sp. UHCC 0926 genome:
- a CDS encoding calcium-binding protein — protein MKNAHVPGKNLIVKSSLILDPSQLTPVEEALVLAQQYLGNFTSEPDFGQKMVIAFGEGANVDPLRTAWSANDFSNFPEIEIRHAADINGANGAFAAARNKIYLSQEFINSNRSQPHAIANVLLEEFGHWVDSRINLADTPGDEGEIFSALVRGESFNQQQLQALKSEDDTALVSLNGQVVQIEQSTVPNQVLWSQRIGKSFGDTFSIGSLVDFPKDGKTWNTQDIFGKPLRSLGLGSLIKNDVLGLDTSFGPISMPEIKVPRIPLGGAVSAEANAKLSIAGPNNSSQAGNIKAGLQVNAGYSLGEVKWSLPLFTDTSLGINNGYLDFQSTLDKRGAFFDYISPYFKLDVQGIFESKAAAYITGGASLEYVDIIESVFSFKKKTNTKSVNFNEKIPLSAKLTHKFVDFDTRKSKQVIDWITGKKTYNLGESGIQSKPIDMGKYLNFGFNLPNLNNIDFQSTLTSDSYKFSASVKAKDLIKFDLKLDDIIADKLPIPTSIGDSKEYEIFGQTFGYNYNLSLFDASLNFGLDAEFTVDFTISKLTPQLYIDGVSLDVLKQNSNFNLVATDAAILALDKNNNGQLDITLKIDPILTANVNSFLTPTINLTTGIGQVGFNLEASKYFDKKFKELLIPVSNTNKTLGKIDLLPTKTVFSKPFSELEDLIAPNINLATLLEYNSQIDLNSIRQAIDPNLKLYSGTPGPDYLPGSDFNDKPNKPGGLLGGSDVAQLSPGQDDLDGGTEDSPVVYNSLSYEDPFNKNKNLLTVNIPNGDIFILDSDIYSLAKGQVRLFAGKDIRGTFFELDIDGKSGITNVNDPDTQLRDFERLILSDEVKANSQGIQLNLASLDDFGFDGFDPENKPPYIKPHLYLGEVPKREAYSPDAPLSTRHLTTTQGSDYLAVPVGYNDVPYILGAGDDIVDLYSNGSALTAQVNPWPYTPGTGTNSSLKTDWKNPYEQDINFLQFVGNTGIFYQDVIDLGEGNNKVFLTNISKIRPGTNLQYPYNVFITSVNVGGTNDIKGYLSDTEDQALVFVNFGGSVNLDITHSLQGYNKINGILSGGGNNIIFKSSEPTGNDGLRDSSLTFVLDSEGLQHKFGVSEIQEVEVELSGSKIVYRTANPNSDSPLTLTDNLDPDTRLNTLRIASADIAVSSIQKELGSDESYSLQSPAKQTYIVGKVSPPPDTSGGGGIYQTINLRGRLDSQKGSYRKVVLKNDLNNNVSLSDLIDEVVVEGASAAQFVFSGSQYGNYKADYGTIDLSKVDFSSVTNRFLPEIYSYQNNYVHEVVYSDSSDSVGLNTENNYSPSVLTDSFLNSSFAKYAPLVTHKLGGGDDLINGKESIYEFFYVGSGNNTVVNPDYTDGQHQAYDTLSLNAYQPGTGAVVDTETGAVDLGKAVTAYSYQLSDSTSVPIPKPPFGDVVVYTEGSRADYVIQHSQTQPNAIEVTKKDGTKDTLFGVSLIKFETEDVSLIPVSDSITAPAQTTRLDVFGNDLKSRLFYSYVIRPDGESFDVQLNNNWAIDRVDLTQKVIYQAGVAPASWSYDLPIGLTDFSLTKEFLLKQFSDADINTKGLYALDNLTINDLTVTQGGQPVGFESFGDSWRVYSTDALTLESFPFEISYIINEPEGYSHYVRLSLNPSEVVNLENLRTIFQAGVFDNEFNGNSKDDNILGSDIAEIIRGNGGLNIIYGGGGNDQLFGGDDSDFISGDAGSDVIDGGAGDDLIDGDGILNSESTPNSSAANDVINGGEGDDILLGGIGDDRLIPGKGDDLIDGGEGTDTGVASGKQENYKIRKRLDGSVVVIDRRTSDNNEGLELYHDTERFEFSDRTLTIDKVPSSEGSASINEDQTQVNVQTSQGNLQLKSIEGGKILSIDIPSLEDLIIDKVILAKSLAVLENYRNTQGGKFDVRSSVLEFSVKISDDSPKEVIELKLEQEQAANTFVKINPTTGETFEFNYNPETGLGAELIDSNANGLVDLVKIHVKDGGVGDADGAVNGIIYDPGVLAQVNTVRSSVSQTLKDGILNLILLGTDNINGTGNALDNQITGNSGDNVLYGGEGNDTLSGNGGQDTFVFRLGDGNDTITDFAGIGRGSNPSAKVITQLDTLQFIGRGLTARNLQLTQNGNNLEVSFENVANTKVTLQNFKLENLDNLSATSSRPALGNILFDGQTSITDSFDVIDANSTQTSIFTKNTVTFLNDLNNNITGFDNSNDVINGQGGNDIINGLSGNDILRGGAGNDTLIGGAGNDILTGGSGNDTFVFHPDDGNDTITDFGGVGKGLNPSAAVISQLDTLQFTGSGLTARNLQLTQNGNNLEVSFENVANTKVTLQNFKLENLDNLSATSSRPALGNILFDGQTSITDSFDVIDANSTQTSIFTKNTVTFLNDLNNNITGFDNSNDVINGQGGNDIINGLSGNDILRGGAGNDTLIGGAGNDMLRGGAGADRFLYNTGTAFKGSAIGVDTITDFNSSEGDKIVLGKTTFSAIASAAGNGFSQKSDFQFTNKAGTSTAKIVYDPLSGHLFYNQNGSAAGFGSGGLFATLTGAPTLTASDFVLQA, from the coding sequence ATGAAAAATGCACACGTCCCTGGAAAAAATTTAATTGTAAAGTCTTCTTTAATCCTTGACCCATCACAGTTAACTCCCGTAGAAGAAGCTCTAGTTTTAGCACAACAATACTTAGGGAATTTTACCAGTGAGCCTGATTTTGGTCAAAAGATGGTGATCGCTTTTGGTGAGGGGGCTAATGTTGACCCATTAAGAACGGCATGGTCAGCTAATGATTTCAGTAATTTTCCTGAGATAGAGATTCGCCATGCAGCAGATATCAATGGGGCTAATGGAGCTTTTGCGGCGGCTAGGAATAAGATTTATCTATCACAAGAGTTTATTAATAGTAATAGGAGTCAACCTCATGCTATTGCCAATGTTCTATTAGAAGAGTTTGGACACTGGGTAGACTCGCGGATTAATTTAGCAGACACGCCAGGAGATGAAGGGGAAATTTTCTCAGCATTAGTGCGAGGAGAAAGCTTTAATCAGCAGCAATTACAAGCACTAAAGAGTGAAGATGATACAGCTTTAGTCAGCTTAAATGGGCAAGTGGTTCAAATTGAGCAATCAACAGTACCTAATCAAGTCTTGTGGTCTCAGCGTATTGGTAAATCTTTTGGAGATACATTTTCCATTGGTTCCTTAGTGGATTTTCCAAAAGATGGTAAGACATGGAATACACAGGATATTTTTGGAAAACCACTAAGAAGTTTAGGATTAGGTAGTCTGATCAAAAACGATGTTTTAGGATTAGATACATCTTTTGGTCCGATATCTATGCCTGAAATAAAAGTGCCTAGAATACCTCTTGGAGGTGCGGTCAGTGCAGAAGCTAATGCTAAACTTAGCATTGCTGGACCTAATAATTCATCTCAAGCAGGAAATATTAAAGCAGGTCTTCAGGTTAATGCTGGCTATAGTTTAGGTGAAGTTAAGTGGAGTTTGCCTCTTTTTACTGATACAAGTTTAGGTATAAATAACGGTTATCTTGACTTTCAATCGACTCTTGATAAAAGAGGTGCTTTTTTTGATTATATCAGCCCTTACTTTAAATTAGACGTTCAAGGTATTTTTGAATCAAAAGCAGCAGCTTATATTACAGGAGGTGCTTCTCTAGAATATGTCGATATTATTGAATCTGTGTTTTCTTTTAAGAAAAAAACTAATACTAAATCCGTTAATTTTAATGAAAAAATTCCTCTGTCTGCCAAGTTAACGCATAAGTTTGTTGATTTTGATACTCGAAAAAGCAAACAGGTAATTGATTGGATTACAGGCAAAAAGACATATAATCTTGGTGAATCTGGAATACAATCAAAACCTATCGATATGGGTAAGTATCTCAATTTTGGGTTTAACCTTCCTAATTTAAACAATATTGATTTTCAGTCAACCTTAACTTCAGATTCTTACAAATTTTCAGCTTCAGTTAAAGCTAAGGATCTAATCAAGTTCGATTTGAAGCTCGATGATATTATTGCTGATAAGCTCCCAATTCCCACAAGTATAGGTGATAGTAAAGAATACGAAATTTTTGGACAAACTTTTGGGTACAACTATAACCTTTCTCTGTTTGATGCTAGTCTAAATTTTGGGCTAGATGCCGAGTTTACAGTTGATTTTACCATCAGTAAACTAACGCCTCAGCTATACATTGATGGGGTGTCACTAGACGTGTTAAAACAGAACTCCAACTTCAATCTAGTCGCAACCGATGCAGCTATTTTAGCACTAGATAAAAACAATAATGGGCAGTTGGACATTACGTTAAAGATTGATCCAATTTTAACCGCTAATGTGAACTCTTTTTTGACTCCAACAATTAACTTAACAACAGGCATAGGTCAAGTTGGTTTTAATTTAGAAGCTTCTAAATATTTTGACAAAAAATTCAAGGAATTACTAATTCCTGTATCCAATACTAATAAAACACTGGGCAAAATTGACCTCTTACCTACAAAGACAGTTTTCTCAAAACCTTTTAGTGAATTGGAGGATTTAATAGCACCTAATATAAACTTAGCTACACTGCTTGAATATAATTCTCAGATTGATCTCAATTCAATTCGTCAAGCGATTGATCCTAATCTCAAGCTTTATTCCGGAACGCCTGGTCCTGATTACTTGCCTGGTAGTGATTTCAACGATAAACCGAATAAACCAGGAGGTTTGCTAGGAGGTTCTGATGTAGCTCAATTAAGTCCAGGTCAAGATGATCTTGATGGTGGAACTGAAGACAGTCCTGTTGTTTATAATTCACTTTCTTATGAAGACCCTTTTAATAAAAATAAAAATCTTTTAACTGTAAATATCCCAAATGGTGATATTTTCATCCTAGATTCAGACATATATTCACTTGCGAAGGGTCAGGTTCGATTATTTGCAGGAAAAGATATAAGAGGCACATTCTTTGAACTAGATATTGATGGCAAATCTGGTATAACTAATGTTAATGATCCAGATACACAACTTCGTGATTTTGAAAGGTTGATTTTATCAGATGAAGTAAAAGCAAATAGTCAGGGAATACAATTAAACTTAGCGAGTTTAGATGATTTTGGTTTTGATGGTTTTGATCCTGAAAATAAACCTCCTTATATTAAACCTCATCTCTATCTCGGTGAAGTCCCTAAACGAGAAGCTTACTCTCCCGATGCCCCGTTATCTACACGTCATTTAACCACTACTCAAGGTTCAGATTATTTAGCTGTACCAGTTGGTTATAATGATGTACCTTATATTTTAGGAGCCGGCGATGATATAGTTGATCTCTACTCTAATGGTAGTGCGCTTACGGCTCAAGTAAATCCTTGGCCTTACACTCCTGGAACAGGTACTAATAGTTCTCTAAAAACAGACTGGAAAAATCCTTACGAGCAGGATATAAATTTTCTTCAATTTGTGGGTAATACTGGAATTTTCTATCAAGATGTTATTGATTTAGGAGAAGGCAACAATAAAGTTTTCCTAACAAATATCTCAAAAATTCGTCCAGGTACTAACTTGCAGTATCCCTATAATGTGTTTATTACTTCAGTAAATGTAGGTGGGACTAATGATATAAAAGGTTATCTTTCAGATACAGAAGATCAAGCTCTTGTATTTGTGAATTTTGGTGGCTCGGTAAACCTAGATATAACCCATTCTCTCCAGGGGTATAATAAAATTAATGGGATTTTGAGTGGTGGTGGTAATAATATAATTTTTAAATCGTCAGAACCAACAGGTAATGACGGTCTACGTGACTCAAGTTTAACTTTTGTATTAGATAGTGAAGGGTTACAGCATAAATTTGGGGTTTCAGAAATTCAAGAAGTTGAAGTGGAATTATCGGGTTCCAAAATTGTTTATCGAACCGCTAATCCTAATAGCGATTCTCCGCTAACTTTGACGGATAATCTAGACCCAGATACGCGTTTGAATACACTCCGCATAGCATCGGCTGATATTGCTGTTTCTTCAATACAAAAAGAACTTGGCAGTGACGAAAGTTACTCTCTCCAAAGCCCCGCTAAACAAACTTATATTGTTGGCAAAGTTTCTCCTCCTCCAGATACCTCTGGAGGAGGAGGTATTTATCAAACTATTAATTTAAGAGGTAGATTAGATAGCCAAAAAGGAAGCTATAGAAAAGTTGTTTTGAAAAATGATCTTAATAATAACGTCTCTCTTTCAGACTTGATTGATGAGGTTGTGGTTGAAGGAGCAAGTGCTGCACAATTTGTCTTTAGTGGCTCACAGTACGGCAATTATAAAGCAGATTACGGCACGATTGATTTAAGCAAAGTTGACTTTAGCTCTGTTACTAATCGATTTTTGCCAGAAATATATAGTTATCAGAATAATTATGTGCATGAGGTTGTTTATTCTGATAGTTCCGATAGCGTCGGATTGAATACTGAGAATAATTACTCTCCTAGTGTTTTAACAGATTCTTTTCTCAATTCTTCATTCGCTAAATATGCCCCTTTAGTCACTCATAAGTTAGGTGGTGGAGATGACTTAATTAATGGCAAAGAAAGTATTTATGAATTCTTCTATGTAGGATCAGGAAATAACACTGTCGTTAATCCCGACTACACGGATGGTCAGCATCAAGCTTATGATACTTTAAGCCTGAACGCTTATCAACCTGGTACTGGTGCAGTTGTAGATACTGAAACTGGTGCTGTAGATTTAGGTAAAGCCGTCACAGCATACAGCTATCAATTGAGCGATAGTACTTCAGTACCTATCCCCAAACCACCCTTTGGTGATGTGGTGGTATACACTGAAGGCAGTCGAGCAGATTATGTAATTCAGCATTCTCAGACCCAACCAAATGCCATTGAAGTTACTAAGAAAGATGGCACTAAAGATACTTTATTTGGTGTTAGCCTAATTAAGTTTGAGACTGAAGATGTCAGTCTCATTCCCGTTTCCGATAGCATTACCGCACCTGCACAAACTACACGTCTTGATGTCTTTGGAAATGATCTCAAATCTCGTCTCTTTTACTCCTATGTTATCCGTCCAGACGGTGAAAGTTTTGATGTTCAACTAAATAACAACTGGGCAATTGACCGAGTTGATCTTACACAAAAAGTAATCTATCAAGCGGGTGTCGCTCCTGCTAGTTGGAGTTATGACTTACCTATTGGACTGACTGACTTTAGCCTCACTAAAGAATTCTTACTTAAACAATTCAGTGATGCTGATATTAACACTAAAGGTCTTTATGCTCTTGATAATTTAACCATCAATGATTTAACAGTCACTCAAGGAGGTCAACCCGTCGGTTTTGAAAGTTTTGGTGATAGCTGGCGTGTTTACTCTACAGATGCTCTCACTTTAGAATCTTTCCCCTTTGAAATCAGCTATATCATTAACGAACCAGAAGGCTATTCTCACTACGTCCGTCTATCTCTCAATCCTTCAGAGGTTGTTAACTTAGAAAATTTACGAACTATTTTCCAAGCTGGGGTTTTTGACAACGAGTTTAATGGCAACAGCAAAGACGATAACATCCTTGGTAGTGACATAGCCGAAATCATTCGCGGCAATGGTGGACTTAACATCATCTATGGTGGTGGTGGCAACGATCAGCTATTCGGCGGTGATGACTCAGACTTCATTTCTGGTGATGCTGGTAGTGATGTAATTGACGGTGGAGCCGGTGACGACCTCATTGATGGGGATGGGATATTAAACTCAGAATCAACTCCTAACTCATCTGCTGCAAATGATGTCATCAATGGTGGAGAAGGAGACGACATTCTCCTTGGTGGTATCGGTGACGATCGCCTGATTCCTGGTAAAGGAGATGACCTCATTGATGGGGGTGAAGGAACTGATACAGGCGTCGCTTCTGGTAAGCAAGAAAACTATAAAATCAGAAAAAGATTGGATGGTTCAGTTGTTGTCATTGATCGGCGTACCAGTGATAACAATGAAGGTCTTGAACTCTATCATGATACTGAGCGATTTGAATTTAGCGATCGCACTTTAACCATTGATAAAGTGCCGTCATCTGAGGGTAGTGCATCTATCAACGAAGACCAAACTCAGGTTAATGTCCAAACTTCTCAGGGGAACTTACAGCTAAAGAGTATAGAAGGAGGAAAAATCCTTTCCATAGATATTCCTTCCTTGGAAGACCTGATTATTGATAAGGTGATTTTAGCTAAATCTTTAGCTGTTCTAGAAAACTATCGTAATACTCAAGGTGGAAAGTTCGATGTCAGAAGTTCGGTTCTAGAGTTTTCAGTAAAAATTTCAGATGATTCTCCTAAAGAAGTTATTGAGTTGAAACTTGAGCAGGAGCAAGCTGCTAATACCTTCGTGAAAATTAATCCCACTACTGGCGAAACCTTTGAATTTAACTACAACCCAGAGACTGGCTTAGGTGCAGAACTGATTGACTCTAATGCGAATGGATTAGTGGATCTGGTCAAAATTCATGTTAAAGATGGTGGTGTTGGAGATGCTGATGGAGCCGTTAACGGTATTATTTACGATCCTGGTGTATTAGCTCAAGTTAATACGGTGCGCTCGTCAGTTAGCCAAACTCTAAAAGACGGAATTCTAAATCTCATTCTGCTAGGTACGGATAATATTAATGGTACAGGTAACGCCCTTGATAACCAGATTACAGGTAACAGTGGCGATAATGTCCTTTACGGAGGCGAGGGAAATGATACCCTTAGTGGCAACGGCGGTCAAGACACCTTTGTATTCCGCCTTGGTGATGGGAATGACACAATCACCGATTTTGCTGGAATAGGTAGAGGTTCAAATCCATCGGCAAAGGTGATTACCCAATTGGATACCTTGCAATTTATTGGTCGTGGTTTAACTGCCCGAAACTTGCAACTTACTCAAAATGGTAATAACTTAGAAGTCAGCTTTGAAAATGTGGCTAACACTAAAGTCACTCTGCAAAACTTCAAATTAGAAAACCTGGATAATTTATCAGCAACTTCTTCAAGACCTGCACTCGGCAATATCCTGTTTGATGGGCAAACCAGCATCACGGACAGCTTTGATGTCATTGATGCCAACTCTACTCAAACTAGCATTTTTACCAAAAACACTGTCACCTTCCTCAATGACTTAAACAATAACATCACAGGTTTTGACAACTCTAATGATGTGATTAATGGTCAAGGGGGTAATGACATTATTAATGGCTTGAGCGGCAATGACATTTTGAGAGGCGGTGCTGGTAATGATACCCTCATCGGTGGTGCGGGTAATGATATTCTCACGGGTGGTAGTGGTAATGATACTTTTGTCTTTCATCCTGACGATGGCAATGACACCATCACGGATTTTGGTGGCGTAGGCAAAGGTTTAAATCCATCAGCAGCAGTGATTAGCCAATTGGATACCTTGCAATTTACAGGTTCGGGTTTAACTGCCCGAAATCTGCAACTCACTCAAAATGGTAATAACTTAGAAGTCAGCTTTGAAAATGTGGCTAACACTAAAGTCACTCTGCAAAACTTCAAATTAGAAAACCTGGATAACCTATCAGCAACTTCTTCAAGACCTGCACTCGGCAATATCCTGTTTGATGGGCAAACCAGCATCACGGACAGCTTTGATGTCATTGATGCCAACTCTACTCAAACTAGCATTTTTACCAAAAACACTGTCACCTTCCTCAATGACTTAAACAATAACATCACAGGTTTTGACAACTCCAATGATGTGATTAATGGTCAAGGGGGTAATGACATTATTAATGGCTTGAGCGGCAATGACATTTTGAGAGGCGGTGCTGGTAATGATACCCTCATCGGTGGTGCGGGTAATGACATGCTGAGAGGCGGTGCGGGTGCTGACCGATTCCTTTACAATACTGGTACTGCTTTTAAAGGTTCTGCAATTGGTGTAGATACCATTACAGACTTCAACAGTTCTGAAGGTGACAAGATTGTACTAGGTAAAACTACCTTTAGTGCGATCGCTTCTGCTGCGGGAAATGGTTTTAGTCAAAAGAGTGATTTTCAATTCACTAATAAAGCTGGGACTAGCACGGCAAAAATTGTCTACGACCCGTTGAGTGGGCACTTATTCTACAACCAAAATGGCAGTGCGGCTGGTTTTGGCAGTGGCGGTCTATTTGCGACTCTAACCGGTGCGCCAACTCTCACGGCATCTGATTTTGTGCTGCAAGCGTAG
- a CDS encoding NB-ARC domain-containing protein, with translation MTVEEAIALVEQLLERGRLTKIQEIVFRQSWAGQTYLEMAVDSDYNHSHIKDVGSELWRSLSRALGEKVTKNNLHGVLKRTAQRQKDTNASSTLNLQPFTNWGEAIDVSQFYGRTTELETLSQWIVRDHCRVVALLGMGGMGKTALSVKLAEQLQGEFEYVIWRSLRHAPFFQDKLTDCIKILSHQQVTTLPTDPYEQITCLIEYLRKSRCLLILDNFDTLLQQGKQTGCYREGYESYGELLWRLGETQHQSCVLLTSREKPAEIAALEGDNLPVRTLALSGLEVADGQTILTLKGLSGAEDETRQLVDCYRGNPLALKIAATSIRDLYEGNIARFLTDGTTVFKGIGNLLEQQFKRLSTLEQQSMYWLAINREPVVAAVLQEDIVPAVSRANLLEALESLSWRSLIEKSFGGFTQQPVVMEYMTDQLIEQICQEIIIFEIRLLNLYALIKANAKDYIRESQTHVILESLLVGLQSRLNNPGEIELKIQQLILRLQKQIPAQPGYVCGNLINLLRHLKVDFTNYDFSNLTIWQADFQGTNLNQVNFTGANIKKSVFTEYLASSLCVKFSPDGKILVSTDANDGIHLWNIEGLAAIHLTTLQGHQAWVWDAKFSPNGKVLATCSDDGVIKIWNINTGKCHHTLQDDSKRSWSISFSPDGKILASGSGNHTVKLWDINTGQLLKVLKGHTNIVRPVIFSSDGKIIASGSEDQTIKIWDVDSGEYLQTLEGHLAQVWSVSLSEDGKILASGSADKTVKLWDVSTGECRTTLQGNQIDGVWSVSFSPSGDSVIVAGEAPVISLWDIKTGECIQTFLGHIGRVWSVAFSPNGKTLASASEDQSVKLWDVTTGRCLKTLQGYSSRVWCVAVNANGQLLAANTNKTLRIWDISTAKCIHTLHGHTREICGTVFSSHETILASAGADGTIRLWDTITGKCLRTLQVNGWILSLAMSPQGNALATANTDTMAKIWDIKTGECIKTLEGHTGWVFSVAWSPNGQFLATSSDRCIKLWDVKTWQCVKTLEAHSAWVYSLDWSPDGQTLLSGSFDLSLKLWDINTGNCQQTLHGHTKIVLGAKFHPQGNIIASTGQDGTIKLWNSNTGECLRTLIGHADWIWAIAFHPNGQTIASGSQDETIKLWDVETGECLQTLRSPRPYEDMNIAGITGLTAAQKATLKALGAVESIATESDFFRGR, from the coding sequence ATGACGGTTGAAGAAGCGATCGCACTAGTCGAGCAATTATTAGAACGGGGACGCTTAACAAAAATTCAAGAGATTGTCTTCCGTCAGTCATGGGCAGGACAGACGTACTTAGAGATGGCTGTAGACTCCGATTACAACCACAGTCACATCAAAGACGTAGGTTCCGAACTGTGGCGATCGCTCTCGAGAGCTTTAGGAGAAAAAGTTACTAAAAATAACCTGCACGGAGTACTGAAGCGAACCGCACAGCGACAAAAGGACACAAACGCCTCCTCAACCTTAAACCTTCAACCCTTCACAAACTGGGGGGAAGCAATCGACGTTTCTCAATTTTATGGACGTACTACTGAATTAGAAACCCTCAGCCAATGGATTGTGCGCGATCACTGTCGTGTAGTGGCACTGCTAGGTATGGGTGGCATGGGCAAAACCGCACTCTCAGTGAAGTTAGCAGAACAGCTACAAGGAGAATTTGAGTACGTCATTTGGCGATCGCTGCGGCACGCACCTTTTTTTCAAGACAAACTGACAGACTGCATTAAAATCCTTTCTCATCAGCAAGTTACCACATTGCCTACTGATCCTTATGAGCAAATTACCTGTTTAATCGAGTACCTCCGCAAATCTCGATGCTTGTTGATTCTGGATAATTTTGACACATTATTGCAGCAAGGTAAACAGACAGGCTGTTACCGTGAGGGCTACGAATCCTATGGCGAACTCTTGTGGCGATTGGGAGAAACACAGCATCAAAGCTGTGTCTTGCTCACCAGCCGAGAAAAACCTGCTGAAATTGCTGCCTTAGAAGGTGATAATTTGCCAGTTCGTACCCTGGCTTTATCAGGATTAGAAGTCGCCGATGGACAAACAATTTTGACACTCAAGGGTTTATCAGGCGCTGAAGACGAAACCCGCCAATTGGTTGACTGTTACCGTGGTAATCCACTAGCTTTGAAAATTGCTGCCACCTCAATTCGGGACTTATATGAAGGCAATATCGCTCGTTTTTTAACTGATGGCACAACTGTATTTAAGGGTATTGGCAATCTCCTAGAGCAGCAATTTAAAAGACTCTCCACCTTGGAGCAGCAGAGCATGTACTGGCTAGCAATTAATCGTGAGCCAGTTGTAGCTGCCGTGTTACAAGAAGATATTGTGCCAGCAGTTTCAAGGGCAAATTTACTAGAAGCGTTGGAGTCTTTGAGTTGGCGTTCCTTAATAGAAAAAAGTTTCGGTGGCTTTACTCAGCAACCTGTAGTTATGGAATACATGACAGACCAACTTATTGAACAGATTTGTCAAGAAATAATAATTTTTGAGATTCGTTTATTAAATTTATACGCTCTCATCAAAGCTAATGCTAAAGATTATATTAGAGAAAGTCAAACTCACGTTATTTTAGAATCTTTATTAGTTGGGTTACAAAGTAGATTAAATAACCCAGGAGAAATTGAACTAAAAATTCAACAATTAATTTTAAGATTACAAAAACAAATTCCCGCTCAACCTGGATATGTATGTGGGAATTTGATTAATTTACTGCGACATTTGAAAGTAGATTTTACCAATTACGATTTTTCTAATTTAACAATTTGGCAAGCTGATTTCCAAGGCACAAATTTAAATCAGGTAAATTTCACAGGTGCAAATATTAAGAAATCAGTTTTTACAGAATATTTAGCTAGTAGCCTTTGTGTTAAATTCAGCCCTGACGGAAAAATTTTAGTTAGTACCGATGCAAATGATGGCATTCATTTATGGAATATTGAAGGTTTAGCAGCGATACATTTAACGACTCTACAAGGACATCAAGCTTGGGTTTGGGACGCTAAGTTTAGTCCGAATGGTAAAGTCTTAGCAACTTGTAGTGATGATGGTGTCATTAAAATATGGAATATTAATACTGGGAAATGTCATCATACTTTACAAGATGATTCCAAGCGTAGTTGGTCGATCAGCTTCAGTCCAGATGGAAAAATACTAGCAAGCGGTAGTGGAAACCACACTGTTAAACTTTGGGATATCAATACTGGGCAATTGTTGAAAGTATTAAAGGGACATACAAATATTGTCCGTCCAGTTATTTTTAGTTCAGATGGAAAAATTATTGCTAGTGGAAGTGAAGACCAAACTATCAAGATTTGGGATGTTGATAGTGGTGAATATTTGCAGACTTTAGAAGGACACTTGGCACAAGTTTGGTCAGTTTCTTTGAGTGAAGATGGGAAGATACTAGCAAGTGGGAGTGCTGATAAAACAGTAAAACTTTGGGATGTGAGTACGGGGGAATGCCGAACAACTTTACAAGGAAATCAAATTGATGGTGTTTGGTCAGTTAGCTTTAGTCCTAGTGGTGACAGTGTTATAGTTGCAGGTGAAGCACCTGTAATCAGTTTGTGGGATATCAAAACTGGCGAATGTATCCAAACTTTTTTAGGACATATAGGCCGTGTTTGGTCAGTTGCTTTCAGCCCCAATGGTAAAACTTTAGCAAGTGCAAGCGAAGATCAAAGCGTTAAGTTATGGGATGTGACTACAGGGAGATGTTTAAAAACCTTACAAGGATACTCCAGTCGTGTTTGGTGTGTAGCTGTTAACGCCAATGGCCAGTTATTAGCTGCAAATACAAACAAAACACTAAGAATATGGGATATTTCCACAGCTAAATGCATACATACTTTACATGGGCATACTCGTGAAATTTGTGGGACTGTTTTTAGTTCTCATGAAACAATCCTTGCTAGTGCTGGTGCAGATGGGACAATTCGCCTTTGGGATACGATTACAGGTAAATGCTTAAGAACTTTACAGGTAAACGGGTGGATACTCTCGCTTGCTATGAGTCCTCAAGGAAACGCTTTAGCCACTGCTAATACAGATACTATGGCTAAGATTTGGGATATCAAAACTGGGGAATGTATCAAGACTTTAGAGGGACATACTGGTTGGGTATTTTCTGTTGCCTGGAGTCCAAATGGACAATTTCTGGCTACTAGCAGCGATCGCTGCATTAAGTTATGGGATGTCAAAACATGGCAATGTGTCAAGACTTTAGAGGCACATTCCGCTTGGGTATATTCACTAGACTGGAGTCCAGACGGTCAAACGTTACTCAGCGGCAGTTTTGACCTCAGCTTGAAATTATGGGATATCAATACAGGAAACTGTCAGCAAACTTTGCACGGACACACAAAAATAGTGTTAGGTGCAAAGTTTCATCCCCAAGGCAACATTATTGCCAGTACAGGTCAAGATGGAACGATAAAACTTTGGAACAGCAATACAGGAGAATGCCTGAGAACACTCATAGGACATGCAGATTGGATTTGGGCTATTGCCTTTCACCCCAACGGGCAAACCATTGCTAGTGGCAGTCAAGATGAGACAATTAAGCTGTGGGATGTCGAAACAGGGGAGTGTTTGCAAACTTTGCGATCGCCCCGCCCCTACGAAGATATGAACATTGCAGGCATTACAGGGTTAACCGCAGCCCAAAAAGCGACTCTAAAAGCGCTCGGAGCAGTGGAATCAATTGCTACGGAGAGCGATTTTTTTCGGGGGAGATGA